The Blastocatellia bacterium nucleotide sequence CACGCACGGCTGGACCGTAGACGGCGAAGGCAAAGCCATGCACAAGTCCGCCGGCAATGCCATCTCGCCCAACGAGGTGATTGATCGGTCGGGCGCAGAGATTCTGCGCCTCTGGGTCGCGTCGTCGGATTATCAGGAAGACGTGCGGCTGTCGGACGAGATTCTCAAGCGGCTGGTGGACGCCTATCGCAAGCTGCGCAACACGGCGCGCTACGCGCTCGGCAACCTGAGCGACTTCGACCCGGGTCGCGACGCGGTCGCCGAAAGCGAGATGCGGGAGATTGATCGCTGGGCGCTGGCGGCGACGCGCGAAGTGGCGCGCAAGGTGATTGACGCCTACCAGCGGTTCGAGTACACGACCGTCTATCACACGCTTTACAACTACGCGACGGTGACGTTGTCGGCGGTCTACATTGATATACTGAAAGACCGTCTCTACACGTTCGCGCCGCGATCCGCGGGGCGACGCAGCGCGCAGACGGCGCTTTACCAGATCGTTGACGCCTTCGCGCGCTTGCTGGCGCCGGTGCTGGTCTTCACGGCAGACGAAATCTGGGAAAGCCTGCCGGGCGAGCGCGAAGCATCGGTGCATCTGGCGGAGTTTGCCGATGCCGAGGCGCGCGACGGCGACGCTGAATTACTGGCGCGATGGGGCAAGCTCTTCGAGGTGCGCTCGGCGGCGCAGAAGGCGCTCGAAGAGCAGCGCAACGCGAAAGTGATCGGCGCATCGCTCGAAGCGCATGTTACTGTGCGCGCGACTGGCGAGACACTGGCGCAGCTCGCCGCTTATGAAGATCAACTGGCCGACATCTTTATCGTCTCCGGCGTGACGCTCGAAGCGAGCGCGGGCGGCGATCTGGAAGTGACGGTCACCCATGCCGATGGCGCGAAGTGCGAGCGTTGCTGGCACTGGGGCGATACGGTCGGCGCGGACGCGCGCTTCCCGACGATTGATGCGCGCTGCGTGCGTCAACTCGAAGAAGGATGGCTATAAGCGACGAAGGGCTTGCGGTGAACGGCGCGAATGCGCATCCTTAGAGAAGAGGAAGTTTGATGAGCTCAGAAGCGGTCGGCGCGAGCGCCGGGAAAGTGAAGTACCTGATCATCACGGCGCTCGTGATGGCGCTCGATCAATTCACCAAGTATGTCGTCTCGACGCGCATGCAGGAAGGCGACGAGATCGACGTGATCCGCAATTTCTTCGCCATCAGCTACACGAAGAATCCCGGCATCGCTTTCGGCATGCTCAACAGCGGCAACCTGCGCTGGCTATTCGTCGCCATCTCGGTGGTCGCCGTGCTGGTCGTGCTGGCTTACATGATGCGCACGGCGGCGGCCAACCGGCTATTGCTGTGGTCGCTGGCGCTGCTGGCGGCGGGCATTTGCGGCAACCTGATTGACCGCGTGCGCATTGGCCGGGTGATCGATTTCTTCCTGGTGCATTACCGAGAGCATCAGTTCCCCGTCTTCAACGTCGCCGACACGGCTATCAGCATCGGCGCGGCGTTGATGGCCATCGAGTTGTTCATCACTCCGCAGGCCGAGCGCGCAACCGCCGCGCCTGATGGCGAGGAGGCAGGAGGCAGGAGGCAGGAGGCAGAAGTCGGCGACGCCACGCCGCTCGCGAGCAACCCGAACGATGCATCGTCAGGCGATTGAGCTTCGAGCGCCGACTGCATCCTGCTTCCTGCCTCCTGCCTCCTAAAGGCAGTACCTATGTTTCCAGAGCTTTTCAGAATCCCCGGGCTGGGCATCCCGCTGGCGACCTATGGCGTGTTGCTGGCCATCGGCTTCATCCTGGCGCTGTGGCTGACGGCGCGGCTGGCGGCGCGCGACGGCCTGCCCAAGCAGCGCATTTACGATCTTGGGTTGTACGTGCTGGCGGCCTCGCTGGTCGGCTCGAAGGCCCTGATGGTCGTCACCGAGTGGAATGATTATGGCGGCGATTGGCGGCGCATGCTGTCGCTCGATTTCTTACGGTCGGGCGGCGTCTTCTATGGCGGGTTGCTGGCGGCGGTGCTGGCGAGCGTCTTGCTGATGCGCTGGTGGCATCTGCCGTGGCCGAAGACCTCGGATGCCTTTGCGCCGGGCATTGCCTTAGGTCATGCCATCGGGCGGCTCGGCTGTTTTTCCGCCGGCTGCTGCTGGGGCAAGCCGACGACTTCGTGGATCGGCGTCCACTTCACCGAGAAAGCGAGCGAGCTGACCGGCGTGCCGATTGATGCGGCGCTGGTGCCGACGCAGTTGATCGAAGCTATTGCGAACCTGATGATCTTCGGCTTCCTGTTGTGGCTGACGAAGCGGCGCAAATTCGAAGGCCAGATCATCTACGCCTACCTCATGATTTACGCGGTGGTGCGCTTCACCATCGAGTTCTGGCGCGACGACCCGCGCGGCTCGCTGCTGGGCATCTCGACCTCGCAGTTCATCTCCATTCTGATGTTCGCCTTTGGGCTGGTAATGACGCTCGTTGCCCGCAAGCGCCACGCCGCCAAAGACGCGGCGCGGCGCCAGGGCGTCGCCGCACAGGTTTCTTGAGGAAGCAGGAGGCAGGCAGCAGGAAGCAGTCAAAGAATGACGCGCCTCCTGCCTCCTGCCTCCTGCCTCCTGCCTCCTGCTTAAGTGTCGAACGAACTGCAACTCCTAACGGTTGATCCTGACGCGGCAGGCGCGCGGCTCGATGCGTTTGTTGCCGGCCAACTGCGCGACATCAGCCGCACGCGCATTCAACGCGCCATCGAAGACGGGGACGTGCTGGTCAACGAGCGCGCCGCGAAATCGAGCTACCGCGTGCGCGCCGGCGACCATATCGAAATTGATCTGCCCGAACCGCCGCCCGTCGAGCTGCCGCCCGAAGCCATCCCGCTCAACATCGTTTATGAAGACGACGATTTGATCGTCGTAGACAAGCCCGCGGGCCTTGTCGTGCATCCCGGCGCCGGCCAGGAATCGGGCACGCTGGCCAATGCGCTGGTCTATCATTTCAACGAGCTGTCGGGAACCGCCGGGCGCATACGACCCGGCATCGTCCATCGCATCGATAAAGAGACTTCGGGGCTGCTGGCGGTCGCCAAGAACGACATCACGCACGAAAAACTGTCCGAGCAGTTTCGCAACCGCGAGGTCTTCAAGCTCTACGTCGCGCTCGCCTACGGTCGCGTTTCCGAGTCGCGTGGCGAGATCGAAGCGCGCATGGGGCGCAGCCCGCATCACCGTACGCGCATGGCCGTGCTGCGCGGCGGCGCCGGGCGCGCCGCGCATACCATCTTTGAAGTCGCCGAGCGTTATCCCGAATTCACCCTGTTGCGCGTGCAGATCAAGACCGGGCGGACGCACCAGATTCGCGTTCACCTGGCGCACATCGGCCACCCGGTCGTCGGCGATGCTTTGTACGGCGGCGGGCGCGATAACATGGTGCGCGATGCGGCGATGAAGCGCGAGGCTCGCAGCCTCGGTCGCCAATTTCTGCACTCGGCGCAGCTCGCGTTCATGCACCCGCGCACAGGCGAGCGCATGGAATTTTCGACGCCGCTGCCGCCGGAGCTGCGGCACTTCCTGGCCTTGCTCGGCTGATCGCGGTTGCCGCCTCTTGTTGTTATTGCTGGACACTGCTTCGCGGCGGCCTCTATAATTTTGATTTAGCAAAGCATCGTGATTTTGCATCCCGTGCATCAGACCTGTATGTCGGAGGTTCCCCGTTCGTGATGAGACGTTCATCCGTAATCATTACCTGTGCTGTCGCTATTGCGCTGTTCGCGAGCGCGTTGACGTTTGCGCAAAAGCCTGCCGACAAGCCCCAGCAAAAGAAACCGCAGCCGCCGGCTCAGGACGATCAGACCACCAAGGTCGGCGTTTATGAAGTCCGCCTGCCGGTCAGCGTCAAGGCCAAAGGCAAATTCGTCGCCGGCCTGACCGAGCGGAACTTTGAAGTCTACGAAGACGGCAAGCGGCAAAAGATCGAAACTTTCATTGCGCCGAGCAAGCTGCCGCTCAACATCGCCGTGCTGATGGACACCAGCAACAGCGTCAAGCTCAAGCTGCCGTTCGAGAAAGACGCCGCCGAAGATTTTGTCTCGACGGTCACGACTTATCGCCGCAAGGATCAAGTCTCGTTCACGACCTTTGATTCCGACGTCGAGCTGCACCAGGACTTCACAGACAATCAGGAGCTGCTGATCAAGGCGATTCGCAAGGTCAAGGCCGGCGGCTACACCCGCATCTATGATGCCGTTTACCGCATCATTGAAGAGAAGCTGGCGAATCTGCTTGGTGACGCGCGGCGCATCATCGTCGTGCTGTCGGACGGCGAAGACACCGCAAGCGAGCATTCGCTCCGCGACGCCATCGAGATGGCGCAACGCTACGACGTGACCATCTTCGGCATCAGCACCAAGAACTTTAAAGGCACGGGGTCGGGGCTGGTCGAAACCTCGGATGATAAAGAGCTGCGCCGCCTGTGTGAGGCCACCGGCGGGCAAATCTTTCTGCCGTCAGAGAAGATCGATTTGTTCAAAGCTTTCACACAGGTTGCGCAGGACCTGCGACAGGAATACGTCATCTATTACCGCCCGACTGTTCAGGAGAAGATTGCCAAGCGGCGCGAGATCAGGCTCAAGCTCGTCAGCGCCGACGGCCACCTGTCGTACAAAGAAGGGTACACGTATTAAAGTGATGAGTGGCGAGTGGTGAGTGATGAGTGGGAAGACGACGCGCTGCATGTCGCGCGCGCTTCACTCATCACTTTCGACTCATCACTCATCACTCGGAGGGTCATGTTCTTACGCACCGTCGCCTTGATCGCTATCGTTGCCCTGCTTGCCGCAACCGCGGCGGCGCAGAAGCCTGCGCCGCGCCCGACCGCTGAGCAGAAGTCGAAGCCGCCCGCGCCGCAGCCGAAAGATAAAGATGACGATATTCCCGGCAGCGACGAGGCGGTGCGGCTCGGCACTGACCTGGTCAACCTGACCTTCAGCGCCGTTGATCGCAACAACCGCATTATCGGCGACATCCGTCAGGAAGAGGTCACGGTACTCGAAGATGGGCGACCGCAACAGCTCTTCGCCTTCAAGCGCGAAACGACGCTGCCCATCAACATCGCCATCCTGATGGACCTGTCGGGCAGCCAGGAATACACCTTCCCGCAGGAGAAGTCGGCGGCGGGCGAGTTCCTGCGCTCGATCCTGCGTCCGGGCAAAGACTCGGCGGCGATCCTGACCTTTCAAGACGACGTCGATCTGGTTCAGGGATTGACCTCGCGCGTCGAAACGCTCAACCGGGCGTTTGACGAGATTCAATACGCCCGCCGCTTCGGCGCGGCTTCCAGCCGCCGGCAAGCGACGGCGCTTTACGATGCCGTCTACATTACCGCCGACGAAGTCCTGGCGCGCGATCCGGCGCGCGGCACGGCTGCCGACGACCAGATCACCCGGCGCGCGGTGATCTTGTTGACCGATGGCGTAGACAACGCCAGCAGCCGCAAACTCGAAGAAGCCATTGACCGCGCCTGGCGTGCCGGCGTCGTGCTTTATGCCATCGGCATCGGCGACCGCTTTCGCTTCGAGGGCGTGCGCGAAGACATCTTGCGCCGGCTGTCGGAAGAGACCGGCGGGCGCGCTTACTTTCCCCGCGGGCCGGACGAATTGCTCGACAATTTTCGGCAGATCGAGGGCGAATTGCGCAGCCAGTACCTGCTCGCTTATTCGCCGTCGAACGGCGCCAAAGACGGGCGCTTCCGGCGCATCGAAGTGCGCTTGACCAATCGGCCAGACGTGCGCGTTATTCACCGCCGCGGTTATTATGCGGCCACGGAAGAAGTCAAGAAATGAAATATAAAGCTGTACCCATCATTATGCTCGTGGCGCTGGTCGCCGCGCTCGTCGTCCCCTCGTTCAGCCTCGCGCAGGACAACAAGACGAAGCCCGAGCAGCGCAAGAAAGGCCAGAAGTCGCCCGAAGACGAAGGCGCGCAGGACGACACGCCGATCAAGATCGGCACACAACTGGTCACCGTGCCCTTTAACATCACCGATAAGACGAACCGGTATATCAACGACCTCAAGCAAGACGACCTTGAAGTCCTCGAAGACAACAAGCCGCAGCAGATCTTTTCCTTCGAGCGGCAGACCGATCTGGCCATCACCATCGCCATGCTGATCGACATCTCGGGCAGCGAGGAATACACGCTGCCGATGGAGAAGGCGGCCGGCGCGCGTTTCTTTCAGCGCGTCTTGCGCCCGCGCAAAGACCTCGGCGCGGTCATCACCTTTGAGGGCGAAGCCGAGCTGGTGCAGAACCTGACATCCGACCCGGCGAAGCTGCAACGCGCGCTCGACGAGGTGCGCATCGCGCTGCCGGGCGCTTCGGGTCGCGTCGGCGGCACGCCGCCCATCAATGGCGGCTCGCGCGCCGGCTCGACGGCCATCTGGGACGCCGTCTATTCGGTGTCGAACGACCTGCTCAAGCGCGAGGCGGGTCGCCGCGTCATCATCCTGATCACCGACGGCGAAGACACCTCAAGCACGATCAAGATGCGCGAGGCCATCGAGCGGACGTGGCGCAATGAAGTCATTGTTTACTGCATAGGCATCGGCGACCCGGCCTTTGGAGTCGATTCGGGGGTGCTCAAGAAGATGTCCCAGGAGACCGGCGGGCGGGCTTTCTTCCCGCGCAGCGAGGGCGACCTGGACAAAGCCTTCACGCAGATTGACGAGGATTTGCGCTCGCAATACGTGCTGGCTTATACGCCGTCGAACGGCGCGAAAGACGGCTCGTTCCGCACCATTCAATTGCGTGTCAAGAATCAGAAAGACCTGAACGTGCGCCACCGCCGCGGTTACTTCGCGCCGGGCGGCAAAGCCAGCTAGAGCGCCAGTCAATCGGGTGTAGCGCAATCTGTTAGATTGCGCCACGCCTAGCGCAATCTGTTAGATTACGCTACAGGGCAAACGCAATCGAATTCCGCTCTATCCTGTGTGAAAACGAAAGCGCGGCTGAGCAATTGCTCAGCCGCGCTTTCGTTTGGGCGAGAGGTGAAGCTTACTTCGCGGAAACCGTCATCTTGCAGCTCCCCGCCGCACAGCAGCCGCCCTTTGCCGCCTTGTCGTGCGAATGGCTGTGAACCTTAGCCGTCACCTTGTCGGCTTTGTCGCCGCTGGCGCAGCAACTCGCGCCTTCCTTGCAGCAGGCCGCCCCGGCTTTGCAGCAATCGGCCTTGGCGGTCGCCTGATTCGCGCCCGCCTGATTGCACGTCGCCCCGTCTTTGCAGCAGGCGGCGCCTTCCTTGCAGCACGCCGCGCCCTCCGCGCAGCAAGCGGCGTGATCGGCACAGCCCGCACCTTGCGCGCAGCAGGCGGCGCCTTCTTTGCAGCAGGCCGCGCCTTCGGCACAGCAGCTCTTATCCTCCATGCCGCACGCCGCGTGATCGGCGCAGCAGGCCGCCTTGGCGGTCACCTTTGCCTGGTCATTGACCGACTGTGCATCGGCTGTCGCGTAAGCGTAGCCGGTCAGCATCAAGGCAAGCGTTAGCACCAGAGTCTTGATCGTTTTCATGTGTAACATCTCCTATCAAATTAGAAACTCAGGCCGCGCCGGCCAGAGCTTAGGCCGGCATTGATGGTTGGCGAAACCGACGGGCGAGTTTCTAAATCAGGAAGACGCAGCAGCGCAGATAGGTGCTGCCTTTGTTGGCCGGCTGCGTGTCCGAGATGAATAGCGGCGTGTCAGTCGCAAAAGCGACCGGCAGCGATGGGGCGATGGCGACCAGCGCCAGTGCTTGACGCGGTGAAGATGAAGGAAAGATGGCAGGGCCGCTTGCGTGCGCGCCGATTGGGCAGCAATGCGCCGCAGCCGATGACGAACCTTCTTTGATAGCCGCGCGCCGATTGCTCTCCGCGGGCTCGCAACAGCGGCGGCGTGTGGCGCACGCCTGCTGGCTGTGATGGGCCATCGCGGCGCTGCGTTCGTCGCAGCACCTTTTCGGCAGGTCGCTTGCGCAACACCACAAACAACCGACCCCGCCACTCCACAGCGCGAGCAGGATGATGGCTGTCGCGCTCATCCGCCGCGCCCATCCTGGGAAGGGAGATGAACTGAGAACGCGCCCCGCCTTGAGCCTCAATCCACGCACCGATGTTGTTGCGTTGAGTCGCGTCATCTCGCCGTCCATTCTAGCTCGATAGCTCCATCATAGTCACGCCTTTTTTGGTAGGCGATGACCGCCGTCACATCAGCTTGTGACCGCCGTCACCTGGCGCTTGCCGATCACCGAAAGCAAGCGGCCCGCGCCATTTGCCGACGCGCGTCCTTCGCAGCGGTGCGAAAAGAATAATTCGTTCTGATGCATCGTACAGTAATCGGCGACATAAATACTGTCTTCCGCGAAACCGCAGAAGAGCAACTGCTGGCGGTTGGCGGCGCGCACATCGAGGTGCGCCTTGCCGTCTTCTTTGAAGTTCACGAGCAGGCTCGGCCAGTAGCGGAACTCTGACTTGAAACGCTCGATGACATCTTCGCCGACTTCGTAACATTGCTGACAGGCGACGGGGCCGAGCGCGGCGATGCAGTTGCGCGGGTTGACGCCATGTTGCAGCACCAGGTCGGCGACCGTGCGCTCGGTGATGCGCGCGGCGGTGCCGCGCCAGCCGGCGTGTATCGCCGCCATCACGCCCGCCCGGGCATCGCCGATCAGAACCGGCAGGCAGTCGGCAGTCTGAATGCCGAGCAGCACGCCGCCGAGCCGCGTCATCAGCGCATCACATTCATTGGCAAAGCCTCGCGCTTGCTCCACCGATTTGATGAAGCAGCGGTCGCTCGAATGCGTCTGCCGCGCGGTGACGATGGGTGCGCCTTCGGCGCCGATGGCGCGCAGAAAGCGGCGGCGGTTTTCGGCGACGTTATCGGGCATGTCGCCTTTGAAGCTCGTCAGGTTCAGCGCGTCGCGCGGCAGCGGGCTTACGCCACCCAGCCGCGTGCTGAAGGCGTTGATAAAGCCCGCCTCTTCGAGCGGCTCGCACGTGACATAAGCCAGGCGCACAGGGCCGCCCGGCGTCTCCACATCGCGCTCGCGCAGGCTGAAGGCGTTCTCGACGGCTTCATCGAACGCCTCTTCTTCAAGTGATGGGTGCGGCGTCTGGTTAGCCAACGGGTCATTCATAGTCGAGTATGCTAACGACAGACGGCGAAGCAGGGCAAGCAGGCGCGGGGCGCAAGCTCGCCAAGTTGACACCTTTGCGGCGCACGGCTTAGGCTATCGTTTTATCGATTGTGATGGAAAGGTGACAGTCATGCTTGATGTAAATTTCGTCCGCGCCAACCTTGAGCTGGTCAGAGCCAAGCTCGAACAGCGCGGCTTTCCGCTCGACGCGCTCGACCGCTTCACGACACTCGACGAACGCCGCCGCCAACTGGTGCGCCAGCGCGACGAGCTGAACGCCGAGCGCAACCGCGAAAGCCAGGAAATCGGCAAGCTGATGA carries:
- a CDS encoding VWA domain-containing protein, which translates into the protein MFLRTVALIAIVALLAATAAAQKPAPRPTAEQKSKPPAPQPKDKDDDIPGSDEAVRLGTDLVNLTFSAVDRNNRIIGDIRQEEVTVLEDGRPQQLFAFKRETTLPINIAILMDLSGSQEYTFPQEKSAAGEFLRSILRPGKDSAAILTFQDDVDLVQGLTSRVETLNRAFDEIQYARRFGAASSRRQATALYDAVYITADEVLARDPARGTAADDQITRRAVILLTDGVDNASSRKLEEAIDRAWRAGVVLYAIGIGDRFRFEGVREDILRRLSEETGGRAYFPRGPDELLDNFRQIEGELRSQYLLAYSPSNGAKDGRFRRIEVRLTNRPDVRVIHRRGYYAATEEVKK
- a CDS encoding VWA domain-containing protein; amino-acid sequence: MKYKAVPIIMLVALVAALVVPSFSLAQDNKTKPEQRKKGQKSPEDEGAQDDTPIKIGTQLVTVPFNITDKTNRYINDLKQDDLEVLEDNKPQQIFSFERQTDLAITIAMLIDISGSEEYTLPMEKAAGARFFQRVLRPRKDLGAVITFEGEAELVQNLTSDPAKLQRALDEVRIALPGASGRVGGTPPINGGSRAGSTAIWDAVYSVSNDLLKREAGRRVIILITDGEDTSSTIKMREAIERTWRNEVIVYCIGIGDPAFGVDSGVLKKMSQETGGRAFFPRSEGDLDKAFTQIDEDLRSQYVLAYTPSNGAKDGSFRTIQLRVKNQKDLNVRHRRGYFAPGGKAS
- a CDS encoding RluA family pseudouridine synthase, which gives rise to MSNELQLLTVDPDAAGARLDAFVAGQLRDISRTRIQRAIEDGDVLVNERAAKSSYRVRAGDHIEIDLPEPPPVELPPEAIPLNIVYEDDDLIVVDKPAGLVVHPGAGQESGTLANALVYHFNELSGTAGRIRPGIVHRIDKETSGLLAVAKNDITHEKLSEQFRNREVFKLYVALAYGRVSESRGEIEARMGRSPHHRTRMAVLRGGAGRAAHTIFEVAERYPEFTLLRVQIKTGRTHQIRVHLAHIGHPVVGDALYGGGRDNMVRDAAMKREARSLGRQFLHSAQLAFMHPRTGERMEFSTPLPPELRHFLALLG
- the pgeF gene encoding peptidoglycan editing factor PgeF; translation: MNDPLANQTPHPSLEEEAFDEAVENAFSLRERDVETPGGPVRLAYVTCEPLEEAGFINAFSTRLGGVSPLPRDALNLTSFKGDMPDNVAENRRRFLRAIGAEGAPIVTARQTHSSDRCFIKSVEQARGFANECDALMTRLGGVLLGIQTADCLPVLIGDARAGVMAAIHAGWRGTAARITERTVADLVLQHGVNPRNCIAALGPVACQQCYEVGEDVIERFKSEFRYWPSLLVNFKEDGKAHLDVRAANRQQLLFCGFAEDSIYVADYCTMHQNELFFSHRCEGRASANGAGRLLSVIGKRQVTAVTS
- the lgt gene encoding prolipoprotein diacylglyceryl transferase, giving the protein MFPELFRIPGLGIPLATYGVLLAIGFILALWLTARLAARDGLPKQRIYDLGLYVLAASLVGSKALMVVTEWNDYGGDWRRMLSLDFLRSGGVFYGGLLAAVLASVLLMRWWHLPWPKTSDAFAPGIALGHAIGRLGCFSAGCCWGKPTTSWIGVHFTEKASELTGVPIDAALVPTQLIEAIANLMIFGFLLWLTKRRKFEGQIIYAYLMIYAVVRFTIEFWRDDPRGSLLGISTSQFISILMFAFGLVMTLVARKRHAAKDAARRQGVAAQVS
- a CDS encoding VWA domain-containing protein; its protein translation is MRRSSVIITCAVAIALFASALTFAQKPADKPQQKKPQPPAQDDQTTKVGVYEVRLPVSVKAKGKFVAGLTERNFEVYEDGKRQKIETFIAPSKLPLNIAVLMDTSNSVKLKLPFEKDAAEDFVSTVTTYRRKDQVSFTTFDSDVELHQDFTDNQELLIKAIRKVKAGGYTRIYDAVYRIIEEKLANLLGDARRIIVVLSDGEDTASEHSLRDAIEMAQRYDVTIFGISTKNFKGTGSGLVETSDDKELRRLCEATGGQIFLPSEKIDLFKAFTQVAQDLRQEYVIYYRPTVQEKIAKRREIRLKLVSADGHLSYKEGYTY
- the lspA gene encoding signal peptidase II — its product is MSSEAVGASAGKVKYLIITALVMALDQFTKYVVSTRMQEGDEIDVIRNFFAISYTKNPGIAFGMLNSGNLRWLFVAISVVAVLVVLAYMMRTAAANRLLLWSLALLAAGICGNLIDRVRIGRVIDFFLVHYREHQFPVFNVADTAISIGAALMAIELFITPQAERATAAPDGEEAGGRRQEAEVGDATPLASNPNDASSGD